From the genome of Hyalangium minutum:
TTCCTGGAGCCCGGCGAGCGCATCGCCGTCCCTGAGCCGTCCTTCTCGATGATGTCCTACTTCGCGAAGGTGAATGGCCTCCAGTACACCCCCGTGCCGCTCCGGTCTGACTTCGAGATCGATGTGGACGGGCTGCTCGCCACGGGGGCACGGCTCATCTACGTGTGCTCGCCGAACAACCCCACGGGAACGGTGGTCTCTCGCGCCGTGCTCGAGCGGCTGGTGGATGCGGCCCCGGGCATCGTCCTCCTCGACGAGGCCTATACGGAGTTCGCCAGCGCGAGCCACGTGGATCTGGCGCGCTCGCGGCCCAACGTGATCGTGACACGGACGCTCTCCAAGGCCTTCGGCCTCGCGGGCATGCGCGTGGGTTATGCCATCGGCCGCCCCGAGCTCGTGGCCGAGATTGAGAAGGCGCGCGGTCCGTACAAGCACTCCGGCCTCGCCGAGCGCATGGCCATTGCCGCGCTCACCGAGGGCGTCTCCTGGGTGAAGGCCCGCGCCGAGGACGCAAAGGAGATCCGCAAGCGGCTGGTCGCGGAGCTGAAGGCGCAGGGGCTGGAGCCGCTGCCTTCGGAGGCCAACTTCGTGCTCGTCCCGCTGCCGGGGGCTCCCCAGGTGGCGGCGCGGATGCGCGAGCGGGACGTGAACGTGAGGGCCTTCCAAGGGCTGGCCGGAGTCGGGGATGCGCTCCGGATCGGCTGTGGACCCTGGCCCCTGATGGAGGCGGCGCTCCAGGCGCTGCGGGAGGCACGGCGGTGAGAGTCACTCTGTTCGACTATGGCGCGGGCAACATCCACTCGCTGGCCAAGGCGCTCGCCACGGCCTCCGGCGCTGACGTTCGCGTGCAGACGGATCCCGTCAAGGCACTCGACACGGACGTGCTCGTGCTGCCCGGTGTGGGCGCATTCGGCGCCGCCGCCGCCCGCATGGAGCCTGGACGTGAGCAGATGCGCCAAGCCCTGGAGCAGGGTCTGCCGTGCCTTGGTATCTGCCTGGGCATGCAGCTCCTCTTCGAGTCCAGTGAGGAAGGCGAAGGCCGAGGGCTGGGCCTCTTCAAAGGCCGCGTCACCCGGCTGCGCGCGAAGCATGTGCCCCACATCGGCTGGAACTCCGTGGAGGAGGACTCCGCGCTGAAGGGGGCGAAGCTCGACACCGTCTACTACGCGCACAGCTTCGCCTGCCGCGCCGAGGAGCCTGAGGCGGTGGTGGGCTGGACCTCCCACGAGGAGGATCGCTTCCCGGCCTCGGTGCGGCGAGGCAAGGTGCTCGGGGTGCAGTTCCATCCCGAGAAGAGCTCCGCCGCCGGGGTGAAGTTCGTCCAGGCGTTCCTCCGGGAGGTGGCGCCGTGATTGCCATCCCCGCCATCGATCTCCGAGAGGGCGCGTGCGTGCAGCTCGTGGGCGGCTCGTATGACGCCGAGCGCGTTCGCGTGAACGATCCGCTCGACGCGCTGAAGAAGTGGCGTGCCCTCGGCTTCAAGACCTTCCATGTGGTGGACCTGGACGCGGCGCTCGGCAAGGGCGCCAACCCGGACGCCATCGCCCGGCTGCTGGGCCACGAGCCCGGTCTCACCTTCACGGTGGGCGGCGGCGTGCGCGACACGGCCAAGATCGAGACCGTGCTCGCCACCGGCGCCTCCTTTGTCGTGGTCGGCACCCGGGCCATCGAGGACACGCCCTGGCTCTCCGAGATGGCCCACCGTTTCCCGGGCCGCATCGTGGTGGCCGCGGACGTGAAGGGCCGTGAGGTGGTGACGCGCGGCTGGACCGCCGGGAGCGCTCGGGATGTCGCCGACGTGCTCACGGCCCTGAATCCCCTCGACTTGGGTGGACTGCTCGTCACCGCTGTCCACAAGGAGGGGCAGATGGGGGGTGTGGACCTGCCGCTCATGCAGGAGGTGGTGCGCGGCACCCGGCACCGCGTCTATGCCTCGGGTGGAGTGACGACCCTGGAGGATCTTCGGGCCCTGGCGGACGCTGGGGCCTATGGCGCCGTCATCGGCATGGCGCTCTACACTGGCAAGCTCGACGCGGCCGCGGTCGCACGGGAGTTCGCATGACTGTCGTGACTCGAGAGACGAAGGAGACCCAGATCCGCGTGGAGCTGACGCGCGGTCAGGGTGTGGCCAAGGTCGACACCAGCCTGAAGTTCTTCGACCACATGCTCGGCACCTTCGCCAAGTACGCAGGGCTGGACATGAACCTTCACGCACGTGGGGACCTGCGGCACCACATCATGGAGGACGTGGCCATCGCCGTGGGCACCGCCGTCTACCAGATCATCCCGCCCACCGCCGCCCGCTACGGCGAGCGCACCATCCCCATGGATGACGCGCTGGTGCACGCGGCCATCGACACCTGCGGCCGCTTCTACTACCGCGGCCCGCTGCGCAATAAGCTCTACGACCACTGGATGCGCTCCTTTTGCGAGCACGCGAAGGTGACGCTCCACGTCCGAGTCCTCCGAGGCCGCGACAGCCACCACCTCACCGAGGCCGCCTTCAAGGCCGTGGGCCTGGCGCTGCGCGATGCGCTGGTGGACTCCGGCACAGTCTTCAGCACCAAGGGCTCCGTGGCCCTGGAGGTGAAGTGATGCTCACCCGACGGCTGATCGTCTGCCTGGACATGAAAGGCGGCCGGGTCGTGAAGGGCGTCCAGTTCGAGGGACTGCGAGACGTGGGCGATCCCGTGGAGCTGGCCCTGCGCTACGAGGCCGAGGGCGCCGACGAGATCACCTTCCTCGACATCTCCGCCAGCCACGAGGAGCGCGAGACGCTCTGGGAGGTGGTCCACCGCACCGCCGAGCGTCTCTTCATCCCCCTCACCGTGGGCGGCGGCGTGCGCACCGCGGACGACGTGGGCCGGGCGCTCCGGGCCGGTGCGGACAAGGTGAGCATGAACTCCGCTGCGGTGGCCCACCCCGAGCTGCTCACCGCCTGCGCGGAGCGCTTCGGCGCCCAGTGCGTGGTGGCCAGCATCGACGCCCGGCGCGAGGGTAACGGCTGGCGCGTCTACACCCGCGGCGGCCGGACGCCCACGGACCTGGACGCGGTGGCCTGGGCCCGCGAGTGTGTGAAACGCGGCGCGGGCGAGGTTCTCCTCACCAGCATCGATCGCGACGGGGCCCGTTCGGGGTATGACCTGGACCTGACGCGGGCCGTCGCCGAGGCGGTGGACGTACCGGTCATCGCCTCGGGTGGGGCGGGGAACGCGGAGCATGTCCGGGCCGCGCTCACGGAGGGGAAGGCGGACGCGGCGCTGGTGGCGGGCATCCTCCATGACGGCCTCACCACCGTCGGGGCGATCAAGACGCTGCTCCAAGGGAGCGGCTTGAGAATCAGGAGCGTCGCATGACGACGGAAGCGCAGGGATTGATGCAGGCCGCCGCCGAGGTGGCTCGGAAGTCCGGCAACGTGGCGCTCGAGTTCTTCCGCAAGGGCGTCACCGTAGACATCAAGGGAGACGGTACCCCCGTCACGGTGGCGGA
Proteins encoded in this window:
- a CDS encoding pyridoxal phosphate-dependent aminotransferase — encoded protein: MTPRRASYEGISLYSPPAVPCRVDLSDNTNLFGMPPAAEQALRDFTPSLITRYPVSYAPELKKALSAYSGFEASWLTTGCGSDDLIDCALRAFLEPGERIAVPEPSFSMMSYFAKVNGLQYTPVPLRSDFEIDVDGLLATGARLIYVCSPNNPTGTVVSRAVLERLVDAAPGIVLLDEAYTEFASASHVDLARSRPNVIVTRTLSKAFGLAGMRVGYAIGRPELVAEIEKARGPYKHSGLAERMAIAALTEGVSWVKARAEDAKEIRKRLVAELKAQGLEPLPSEANFVLVPLPGAPQVAARMRERDVNVRAFQGLAGVGDALRIGCGPWPLMEAALQALREARR
- the hisH gene encoding imidazole glycerol phosphate synthase subunit HisH; translation: MRVTLFDYGAGNIHSLAKALATASGADVRVQTDPVKALDTDVLVLPGVGAFGAAAARMEPGREQMRQALEQGLPCLGICLGMQLLFESSEEGEGRGLGLFKGRVTRLRAKHVPHIGWNSVEEDSALKGAKLDTVYYAHSFACRAEEPEAVVGWTSHEEDRFPASVRRGKVLGVQFHPEKSSAAGVKFVQAFLREVAP
- a CDS encoding HisA/HisF-related TIM barrel protein, which translates into the protein MIAIPAIDLREGACVQLVGGSYDAERVRVNDPLDALKKWRALGFKTFHVVDLDAALGKGANPDAIARLLGHEPGLTFTVGGGVRDTAKIETVLATGASFVVVGTRAIEDTPWLSEMAHRFPGRIVVAADVKGREVVTRGWTAGSARDVADVLTALNPLDLGGLLVTAVHKEGQMGGVDLPLMQEVVRGTRHRVYASGGVTTLEDLRALADAGAYGAVIGMALYTGKLDAAAVAREFA
- a CDS encoding imidazoleglycerol-phosphate dehydratase yields the protein MTVVTRETKETQIRVELTRGQGVAKVDTSLKFFDHMLGTFAKYAGLDMNLHARGDLRHHIMEDVAIAVGTAVYQIIPPTAARYGERTIPMDDALVHAAIDTCGRFYYRGPLRNKLYDHWMRSFCEHAKVTLHVRVLRGRDSHHLTEAAFKAVGLALRDALVDSGTVFSTKGSVALEVK
- the hisF gene encoding imidazole glycerol phosphate synthase subunit HisF, which gives rise to MLTRRLIVCLDMKGGRVVKGVQFEGLRDVGDPVELALRYEAEGADEITFLDISASHEERETLWEVVHRTAERLFIPLTVGGGVRTADDVGRALRAGADKVSMNSAAVAHPELLTACAERFGAQCVVASIDARREGNGWRVYTRGGRTPTDLDAVAWARECVKRGAGEVLLTSIDRDGARSGYDLDLTRAVAEAVDVPVIASGGAGNAEHVRAALTEGKADAALVAGILHDGLTTVGAIKTLLQGSGLRIRSVA